A window of the Egibacter rhizosphaerae genome harbors these coding sequences:
- a CDS encoding S8 family peptidase, protein MARGGNAHDHRGRGHRGHEPPLPPGVAETVDRTAGDYLYEPDRLVSTLDDLPRVERYLDERRGTSVTDIARHERLGVALLEIKTGRGADVPTIVDELHALSGGLRVGPSHVLGVNAHLAMVPVAPPRPAPPLPLRADEPGLPGEGVRIAALDTGAWAHPWFMGRVDFRYPEDLDVPDQDGDGRLDWAAGHGTFIAGTILQYAPRATVVARRLPEDPGPAPNPAHLTDLELATMLLDTPELLACDVLTLSVGGYTHDAMGLLAFEGAVEALRDLTPGLVIVAGAGNEGAAHPFFPAASPLVVGVGALDNDGRRACFSNHGWWVDACAPGVDRHSTFLEWDGPMAPYPDHPPEPCKGEMVVEPPKGDVEFTGGARWDGTSFAAPQVAAVLAGLISEGRSGPEAVADLLHDPSAQRLKGLGTVVIPARV, encoded by the coding sequence ATGGCAAGAGGCGGGAACGCACACGACCATCGCGGACGCGGCCACCGGGGACACGAGCCACCACTGCCCCCGGGCGTGGCGGAGACGGTGGACCGCACCGCGGGCGACTACCTGTACGAGCCGGACCGGTTGGTCAGCACCCTCGACGACCTCCCGCGGGTCGAACGGTACCTGGACGAGCGACGCGGCACCTCGGTGACCGACATCGCGCGCCATGAGCGGCTCGGCGTGGCGCTGCTGGAGATCAAGACCGGTCGAGGCGCGGACGTTCCGACGATCGTCGACGAGCTGCACGCCCTGTCCGGCGGGCTCCGCGTCGGGCCCAGCCACGTGTTGGGGGTGAACGCGCACCTCGCGATGGTGCCCGTCGCGCCACCTCGCCCGGCACCGCCGCTGCCGCTGCGCGCCGACGAGCCCGGGCTGCCCGGCGAGGGGGTGCGGATCGCCGCCCTCGACACGGGCGCCTGGGCGCACCCGTGGTTCATGGGTCGGGTCGACTTCCGGTACCCCGAGGACCTCGACGTGCCCGACCAGGACGGCGACGGCCGGCTCGACTGGGCCGCCGGGCACGGGACGTTCATCGCCGGCACGATCCTGCAGTACGCACCCCGGGCGACGGTGGTCGCGCGGCGCCTGCCCGAGGATCCGGGGCCCGCGCCGAACCCGGCGCACCTGACCGACCTCGAGCTCGCCACGATGCTGCTCGACACCCCCGAGCTGCTCGCGTGCGACGTCCTGACCCTCTCGGTGGGTGGGTACACGCACGACGCGATGGGGCTGCTCGCGTTCGAGGGCGCGGTGGAGGCGTTGCGCGACTTGACGCCGGGCCTGGTGATCGTCGCCGGGGCGGGCAACGAGGGGGCGGCGCACCCGTTCTTCCCCGCGGCCAGCCCGCTCGTGGTGGGGGTCGGTGCGCTGGACAACGACGGTCGGCGGGCCTGCTTCTCGAACCACGGCTGGTGGGTGGACGCCTGCGCGCCCGGCGTGGACCGGCACAGCACGTTCCTGGAGTGGGACGGGCCCATGGCCCCCTATCCCGATCACCCCCCGGAGCCCTGCAAGGGCGAGATGGTCGTGGAGCCCCCGAAAGGCGACGTCGAGTTCACGGGAGGGGCGCGGTGGGACGGCACGTCGTTCGCGGCCCCCCAGGTCGCCGCGGTGCTCGCGGGGCTGATCAGCGAGGGCCGCAGCGGTCCTGAGGCGGTCGCGGACCTCCTCCACGACCCGTCGGCCCAGCGTCTGAAGGGTCTGGGCACGGTGGTGATCCCGGCTCGCGTCTGA
- the mntA gene encoding type VII toxin-antitoxin system MntA family adenylyltransferase antitoxin: MSTPASTSTSDLADALAARLQREPDVLVAYLFGSWARGEGGAVSDVDVAVLLGASPTLARYAALTAAVGEVTGSERADVVVLDDAPIPLAYRVLRDGRLLFSRDEGARVRHWVRTVDRYLDMAPLRAVLQEGTRRRLKEGRFGRP; encoded by the coding sequence ATGTCCACGCCCGCGTCGACATCGACGAGTGACCTCGCCGACGCCCTGGCTGCTCGGTTGCAGCGCGAACCCGACGTGCTCGTCGCCTACCTCTTCGGCTCGTGGGCGCGCGGTGAGGGGGGAGCCGTCTCGGACGTCGATGTGGCGGTGCTCCTCGGCGCCTCCCCGACCCTGGCGCGGTACGCCGCGCTCACCGCCGCCGTCGGCGAGGTCACCGGAAGCGAGCGCGCCGACGTCGTGGTCCTCGACGACGCGCCGATTCCCCTGGCCTATCGAGTGCTCCGCGACGGACGGCTGTTGTTCAGCCGCGACGAAGGCGCGCGCGTGAGGCACTGGGTGCGAACGGTGGACCGCTACCTCGACATGGCGCCGCTGCGGGCCGTGCTGCAGGAGGGGACGCGGCGACGGCTGAAGGAGGGTCGATTTGGTCGACCCTGA
- a CDS encoding 1,4-dihydroxy-2-naphthoyl-CoA synthase, protein MPDPSVSELFDASAWEEVDGFDLVDLTYHRARDVGAVRVAFARPEVRNAFRPGTVDELYRVLDHARQSPDVGCVLLTGNGPSPRDGGWAFCSGGDQRIRGADGYRYADGETAEGIDAARTGRLHILEVQRLIRFMPKTVIAVVPGWAAGGGHSLHVVCDLTLASAEHARFKQTDLDVASVDGGFGSAYLARMIGQKRAREVFLLGDEYSAEQAHAMGMVNAVVPHADLERVALEWAHKVCRKSPTAQRLFKFAMNALDDGLVGQQLFAGEATRLLYGTDEATEGRDAFLERRDPDWAAFPYHY, encoded by the coding sequence GTGCCCGACCCGAGCGTGTCCGAGCTCTTCGACGCCTCCGCCTGGGAGGAGGTCGACGGGTTCGATCTCGTCGACCTCACCTATCACCGCGCCCGGGACGTCGGCGCGGTCCGCGTCGCGTTCGCCCGCCCGGAGGTCCGCAACGCCTTCCGGCCCGGGACCGTCGACGAGCTGTACCGGGTCCTGGACCACGCCCGACAGTCACCCGACGTGGGCTGCGTGCTGCTGACCGGCAACGGTCCCTCGCCCCGCGACGGCGGCTGGGCGTTCTGCTCCGGCGGCGATCAGCGCATCCGCGGCGCCGACGGCTACCGCTACGCGGACGGCGAGACCGCCGAGGGCATCGACGCGGCGCGCACCGGCCGGCTGCACATCCTCGAGGTGCAGCGCCTGATCCGATTCATGCCGAAGACCGTCATCGCCGTCGTCCCCGGGTGGGCCGCCGGGGGAGGCCACAGCCTGCACGTGGTCTGCGACCTCACGCTCGCCTCGGCCGAGCACGCCCGCTTCAAGCAGACCGACCTCGACGTGGCCAGCGTGGACGGCGGCTTCGGGTCGGCCTACCTCGCCCGAATGATCGGCCAGAAGCGCGCACGGGAGGTGTTCCTGCTCGGGGACGAGTACTCGGCCGAGCAGGCGCACGCGATGGGGATGGTCAACGCGGTCGTGCCGCACGCCGACCTGGAGCGGGTCGCGCTCGAGTGGGCGCACAAGGTGTGCCGCAAGTCACCGACCGCGCAGCGCCTGTTCAAGTTCGCGATGAACGCGCTCGACGACGGGCTCGTGGGCCAGCAGCTGTTCGCCGGCGAGGCCACCCGACTGCTGTACGGCACGGACGAGGCCACCGAGGGTCGCGACGCCTTCCTCGAGCGACGGGACCCCGACTGGGCCGCGTTCCCGTACCACTACTGA
- a CDS encoding acyltransferase family protein: MTEPSYPDEAGTTQDPAERLTAARIAELTPLDRNRYADFLRVLAICIVVLGHWLVAVVLIDDGWEAGSLLAMEPWTQWLTWIFQVMPLFFFVGGYANAAAWRSARQRGQPWAQWIRVRARRLLRPVLPLLVLWVPLAAILGTLGVPGDLLQLGTQVAFIPAWFLAAYLLVCAIVPTTWALHERLGAWAVVAFAVAAALVDIVHLFGVPLLGWANFVFVWAGIHQLGYLWYAERLPTRVPAALTLLGAGLAALVALTQLADYPLSLVGTGIEDERSNNSPPTVALTALGVAQVGLVLALRRPAERWLQRPAVWARVVIGGSLAMTVYLWHMTALVLVIALTYPTGLWPAGSEIDATWWAMRPLWWALLAAALAGLVAVFARFERSGKPIPRRGRVRTAVGLAASTAGIGLLVAGGLYDPARTLGVPLSALGLLALGLGALGVLRPRPSREGGE; this comes from the coding sequence GTGACCGAGCCCTCGTACCCCGACGAGGCGGGGACGACGCAGGATCCAGCGGAGCGCCTGACGGCCGCACGGATCGCCGAGCTGACCCCGCTCGACCGCAACCGCTACGCCGACTTCCTCCGTGTGCTCGCGATCTGCATCGTCGTGCTGGGCCACTGGCTCGTCGCGGTGGTGCTCATCGACGACGGGTGGGAGGCGGGCTCGCTGCTCGCCATGGAGCCCTGGACGCAGTGGCTGACCTGGATCTTCCAGGTGATGCCGCTGTTCTTCTTCGTGGGCGGCTACGCGAACGCGGCGGCGTGGCGGTCCGCCCGCCAGCGGGGCCAGCCCTGGGCGCAGTGGATCCGGGTGCGGGCCCGGCGGCTCCTACGGCCGGTCCTTCCGCTCCTCGTCCTCTGGGTACCCCTGGCAGCGATCCTGGGGACCCTCGGCGTTCCCGGCGACCTGCTGCAACTCGGGACGCAGGTGGCGTTCATCCCCGCGTGGTTCCTCGCGGCCTACCTGCTGGTCTGCGCGATCGTCCCCACGACGTGGGCGCTGCACGAACGGCTCGGAGCATGGGCGGTGGTCGCCTTCGCGGTCGCGGCGGCCCTCGTCGACATCGTCCATCTCTTCGGCGTGCCCCTGCTCGGCTGGGCCAACTTCGTGTTCGTCTGGGCCGGGATCCACCAGCTGGGGTACCTCTGGTACGCCGAGCGCCTGCCCACGCGCGTGCCGGCAGCGCTCACCCTGCTCGGTGCCGGGCTCGCGGCTCTCGTAGCGCTCACGCAACTGGCGGACTACCCGCTCTCGCTGGTCGGCACCGGCATCGAGGACGAGCGCTCGAACAACTCCCCACCCACCGTGGCGCTCACGGCGCTCGGGGTGGCGCAGGTGGGCCTCGTCCTCGCGCTGCGCCGCCCCGCCGAACGATGGCTGCAACGCCCGGCGGTGTGGGCGCGCGTCGTCATCGGGGGGTCGTTGGCGATGACGGTCTACCTCTGGCACATGACCGCACTCGTCCTCGTCATCGCCCTCACCTACCCGACCGGCCTGTGGCCGGCGGGTTCGGAGATCGACGCCACCTGGTGGGCGATGCGCCCTCTCTGGTGGGCCCTGCTCGCCGCGGCGCTGGCCGGCCTCGTGGCGGTCTTCGCACGCTTTGAGCGCTCCGGCAAGCCGATTCCGCGGCGGGGACGGGTGCGCACCGCCGTCGGGCTGGCGGCCTCGACCGCCGGTATCGGCCTCCTCGTCGCGGGAGGCCTCTACGATCCGGCCCGGACCCTCGGGGTCCCACTGTCCGCGCTGGGACTCCTCGCGCTCGGGCTCGGGGCCCTCGGGGTGCTGCGTCCACGCCCTTCGCGGGAGGGGGGCGAGTAA
- a CDS encoding C40 family peptidase — MPTVQALSPQAPSPAADVQRADGDGRDGFADALTQAAARTGTSDLPIQNSVAGATLGQMLGLPPVPPAEVAAGAPQIDAAHALTGTSGAGARGGGGHPVIAAAEQYLGVPYKWGGTNPNVGLDCSGFTQQAFADIGVDLPRVSKDQSRAGQEVPDLSQAQPGDLLYWEGTGGSANHIGIYTGDGEMMHAPRTGQDVQYDSIRSQPPTTIRRVA; from the coding sequence ATGCCCACGGTGCAGGCCCTTTCGCCGCAGGCGCCATCCCCGGCTGCCGACGTCCAGCGCGCCGACGGTGACGGCCGTGACGGGTTCGCCGACGCCCTGACGCAGGCCGCCGCCAGGACCGGCACCAGCGACCTCCCGATCCAGAACAGCGTCGCCGGGGCGACCCTGGGGCAGATGCTGGGCCTGCCGCCGGTCCCACCCGCTGAGGTCGCCGCAGGCGCGCCGCAGATCGACGCCGCTCATGCGTTGACCGGTACCAGCGGCGCCGGGGCCCGCGGCGGGGGCGGACACCCCGTCATCGCGGCCGCCGAGCAGTACCTCGGGGTGCCGTACAAGTGGGGCGGCACGAACCCGAACGTCGGCTTGGACTGCAGTGGCTTCACGCAACAGGCCTTCGCCGACATCGGTGTCGACCTGCCCCGTGTGTCGAAGGACCAGTCCCGGGCCGGCCAGGAGGTCCCCGACCTGTCGCAGGCTCAGCCCGGCGACCTCTTGTACTGGGAGGGCACGGGCGGCAGCGCGAACCACATCGGCATCTACACCGGCGACGGCGAGATGATGCACGCCCCGCGGACGGGCCAGGACGTCCAGTACGACTCGATCCGCAGCCAGCCGCCGACCACGATCCGCCGCGTCGCCTAA
- the hepT gene encoding type VII toxin-antitoxin system HepT family RNase toxin, which produces MVDPEVVTRRLRELDRRLAQLERLREHGRDTYVADEAVQAQGERHLQVAIQCAIDVALHVAAERSAATPEDYADAFRVLGEAGVIDRVLAGRLAEAAGLRNVLVHAYLTVDPERVWEHLGGLQDLRELASAILVLLEDGPPRG; this is translated from the coding sequence TTGGTCGACCCTGAGGTCGTCACCCGCCGTCTGCGCGAGCTCGACCGCCGCCTGGCGCAGCTCGAACGGCTTCGCGAGCACGGCCGCGACACCTACGTGGCGGACGAGGCGGTGCAGGCGCAGGGCGAACGCCACCTGCAGGTGGCGATCCAGTGCGCGATCGATGTCGCGCTGCACGTGGCCGCGGAGCGTTCTGCTGCGACGCCGGAGGATTACGCGGACGCGTTCAGGGTCCTGGGCGAGGCGGGGGTGATCGACCGGGTGCTCGCGGGGCGCCTGGCCGAGGCCGCCGGGTTGCGCAACGTCCTCGTTCATGCGTACCTCACCGTGGATCCGGAGCGGGTCTGGGAGCACCTGGGCGGGTTGCAGGATCTGCGGGAGCTCGCCTCCGCGATCCTGGTCCTGCTCGAGGACGGCCCTCCGCGAGGGTGA
- a CDS encoding flagellar brake protein, with product MTANQIYPEINERVELARDEWDGPARSRVEDTARLADGTMALVVSAPRRAGSGAARAGPGDVVEITWANERGLCCADAELIAAEEEPVPTWALALPRGPEIVQRRDAVRVPVTVWARLLPADRAEGDPLPAQLADLSETGARIRRPDGATLVCGDHVTLVVSTEEGEIELSAEVVREDRETGDAPLRGYGLAFRGIPRPAEDRLRRHLISLQLAQRGATPAST from the coding sequence GATCAACGAACGCGTCGAGCTCGCGCGCGACGAGTGGGACGGCCCCGCTCGCTCGCGGGTGGAGGACACGGCTCGGCTGGCCGACGGCACCATGGCGCTCGTGGTGTCCGCGCCGCGACGAGCGGGCAGCGGCGCCGCCCGAGCCGGCCCCGGCGACGTCGTCGAGATCACGTGGGCGAACGAACGCGGGCTCTGCTGTGCCGACGCGGAACTCATCGCGGCGGAGGAGGAACCGGTGCCCACCTGGGCACTCGCCCTGCCCCGCGGCCCCGAGATCGTGCAGCGCCGCGACGCGGTGCGGGTGCCCGTCACCGTGTGGGCCAGGCTGCTCCCCGCCGACCGGGCCGAGGGCGACCCCCTCCCCGCGCAGCTGGCCGACCTGAGCGAGACCGGCGCCCGGATCCGCCGTCCCGACGGCGCCACGTTGGTGTGCGGGGATCACGTGACGCTCGTGGTCTCGACCGAGGAGGGGGAGATCGAGCTGTCGGCGGAGGTCGTGCGGGAGGACCGCGAGACCGGCGACGCCCCACTCCGCGGCTACGGCCTGGCCTTCCGAGGGATCCCGCGGCCGGCCGAGGACAGGTTGCGGCGACACTTGATCTCGCTGCAGCTCGCCCAGCGCGGGGCCACGCCGGCATCCACGTGA
- a CDS encoding N-6 DNA methylase translates to MSATSPPQAPLDAALDGVEHIARTCDAPSDRVVGAVLGAVVERQAGQDCAAALGFPSGPVGLHGSTLERVARDIDAGLLGTALDTDPATLIAGPLGELHTLLLEGPDRAAPSTSARDGARRAAGAWYTPAGLVDAVLERTLEPFLSTPGTSVGGSPAGAPVRVLDPACGSGRFLLAAARRLREHGGAASLHGIERDPTAAALARAALWLDREDRPGPADVADLVTVGDALGDEITAAPADAVIGNPPHGGALAPASRRWLARRYPPARRAGNTAAAFLVRAHELTRSGGRVGFVLPKSLTYAHTWAPLRDWLEPSVVDVLDVTRAWTNVRLEQVVLVTRPDGRPGETVSLGRLGRPRRAVPAAIVRRIGTLPTGVDADDERLLAHLARRADLPLGELVRTVRGAGSQAWALEPGAPSSTGDATAPHGPHPQGGRHLPPQPAAGTEPLVAGRDLAPLRPTAPTRRLDLAACPPDRVRRADPPQAAFQNIVAHRTRPSDHACLIGTVLTEPWPCLDTVNLLLPRTGTLPPWGLAGLLLSHLASWFVHVAAYNRAIRTMHFDNVVLARIPLPDPDLPARLDPIARAIAGDPDDPGGWEALEDAVAAAWRLPTAARERLAATHAPRA, encoded by the coding sequence GTGTCAGCCACCTCCCCGCCGCAGGCGCCCCTCGACGCCGCTCTCGACGGGGTCGAGCACATCGCACGCACCTGCGACGCCCCCAGCGACCGCGTCGTCGGCGCGGTGCTCGGCGCGGTCGTCGAGCGCCAAGCGGGACAGGATTGCGCGGCCGCGCTCGGGTTCCCATCCGGTCCCGTCGGACTGCACGGGTCGACCCTGGAGCGCGTGGCCCGCGACATCGACGCCGGGCTGCTCGGCACGGCCCTCGACACCGACCCCGCCACGCTGATCGCCGGCCCGCTGGGCGAGCTGCACACCCTGCTGCTCGAGGGCCCCGACCGCGCCGCGCCGTCGACGAGCGCCCGGGACGGGGCTCGGCGTGCCGCCGGAGCCTGGTACACGCCCGCCGGGCTCGTCGACGCGGTCCTCGAGCGCACCCTGGAGCCGTTCCTGTCCACCCCCGGAACGAGCGTCGGCGGGTCGCCAGCCGGCGCGCCGGTGCGCGTGCTCGATCCCGCATGCGGGTCGGGGCGCTTCCTCCTCGCGGCCGCACGACGGCTCCGCGAGCACGGCGGGGCCGCCAGCCTGCACGGCATCGAGCGCGACCCGACCGCCGCGGCGCTCGCTCGCGCGGCCCTGTGGCTCGACCGCGAGGACCGTCCCGGTCCCGCCGACGTCGCCGACCTCGTCACCGTGGGGGATGCCCTGGGCGACGAGATCACCGCCGCCCCCGCCGACGCCGTCATCGGCAACCCGCCGCACGGTGGGGCGCTCGCTCCCGCCTCGCGCCGCTGGCTCGCCCGACGCTACCCACCCGCCCGGCGCGCCGGCAACACCGCAGCCGCGTTCCTCGTGCGCGCCCACGAACTCACGCGGTCCGGAGGGCGGGTCGGCTTCGTGCTGCCGAAGTCGCTGACCTACGCGCACACGTGGGCACCGTTGCGGGACTGGCTGGAGCCGTCGGTCGTCGACGTCCTGGACGTCACGCGGGCCTGGACCAACGTGCGGCTCGAACAGGTCGTGCTCGTGACCCGCCCGGACGGTCGACCGGGCGAGACCGTCTCACTGGGGCGCCTCGGGCGTCCGCGCCGCGCGGTGCCCGCTGCCATCGTGCGACGGATCGGCACCCTGCCCACCGGGGTCGACGCCGACGACGAACGGCTCCTCGCCCACCTCGCCCGGCGCGCCGACCTGCCGCTCGGCGAGCTCGTGCGCACCGTCCGCGGCGCCGGCTCCCAGGCGTGGGCCCTCGAGCCGGGCGCACCGTCTTCGACCGGCGACGCAACCGCTCCCCACGGACCGCACCCGCAAGGGGGGCGACACCTGCCACCACAGCCGGCCGCGGGCACGGAACCGCTCGTCGCCGGCCGCGACCTCGCCCCCTTGCGGCCGACAGCCCCCACCCGCCGGCTCGACCTCGCGGCGTGCCCGCCCGACCGGGTACGGCGCGCCGACCCCCCGCAGGCGGCGTTCCAGAACATCGTGGCGCACCGCACCCGCCCCTCGGACCACGCGTGCCTCATCGGCACCGTGCTGACCGAGCCGTGGCCATGCCTGGACACCGTCAACCTGCTGCTCCCCCGCACCGGGACCCTGCCGCCGTGGGGTCTCGCTGGCCTACTGCTCAGCCACCTCGCGAGCTGGTTCGTCCACGTCGCCGCGTACAACCGTGCCATCCGCACGATGCACTTCGACAACGTGGTGCTGGCCCGCATCCCCCTTCCCGACCCGGACCTGCCGGCGCGGCTCGATCCCATCGCTCGCGCCATCGCCGGCGACCCCGACGATCCCGGCGGCTGGGAAGCGCTGGAGGACGCGGTCGCCGCTGCCTGGCGCCTGCCGACCGCCGCACGCGAGCGCCTCGCGGCCACGCACGCGCCCCGCGCTTGA
- the soxR gene encoding redox-sensitive transcriptional activator SoxR yields MAEGTLSIGTVAERAGITVSAVRFYESRGLISASRTSGGQRRFERIVLRRIAFIQAAQQVGLTLEEIGRALATLPDDRGPTQEDWARLSADWRALLDERIRLLQGLRDELDGCIGCGCLSLARCGLRNPGDAASRLGPGPRYLYGDRPVS; encoded by the coding sequence ATGGCCGAAGGGACGCTGTCGATCGGAACCGTGGCCGAGCGAGCCGGCATCACCGTGTCGGCCGTACGGTTCTACGAGTCGCGCGGGCTGATCTCGGCGAGCCGAACGTCGGGCGGGCAGCGCCGCTTCGAGCGCATCGTGTTGCGGCGCATCGCGTTCATCCAAGCGGCGCAGCAGGTGGGCCTCACCCTCGAGGAGATCGGTCGAGCGCTCGCGACACTGCCCGACGACCGCGGACCGACACAGGAGGACTGGGCACGGCTCTCGGCTGACTGGCGCGCACTCCTCGACGAGCGGATCCGGCTGCTCCAGGGCCTGCGCGACGAACTCGACGGCTGCATCGGTTGCGGGTGCCTCTCCCTCGCCCGGTGCGGGCTGCGCAACCCCGGCGACGCGGCGAGCCGCCTCGGCCCTGGCCCGCGCTACCTCTACGGCGACCGCCCCGTGTCCTAA
- a CDS encoding DUF4191 domain-containing protein: MAVTDTIRARMRTVRAAFVATKHADRKLLPLLLGIPLATLAVLVAVDLLVGWFPLLTAISVPLALLLAVVIFGQRASKAQFAAMRGRPGAAASVLESMRGQWLVTAGVAFSRKQDLVHRVVGRCGVVLVGEGAPARTRTLLKQEERKAKRVVGDTPIHTVLVGEGDGRVPIEKLRQHLMKKKRALKKREVAAVNKRLTSLPSSDIPIPKGPLPGGMKMPRARNR, from the coding sequence ATGGCTGTCACCGACACGATCCGCGCGCGCATGCGCACGGTCCGCGCGGCGTTCGTCGCGACCAAGCACGCGGACCGCAAGCTCCTGCCCCTCTTGCTGGGCATCCCGCTCGCGACGCTCGCCGTGCTGGTGGCGGTCGACCTGCTCGTCGGCTGGTTCCCGCTCCTCACCGCGATCTCCGTCCCGCTGGCGCTGCTGCTCGCTGTGGTCATCTTCGGGCAGCGCGCCTCCAAGGCGCAGTTCGCCGCGATGCGCGGGCGACCCGGCGCGGCCGCGAGCGTCCTCGAGTCGATGCGCGGCCAGTGGCTCGTCACGGCCGGAGTGGCGTTCAGCCGGAAGCAGGACCTCGTGCATCGCGTGGTCGGCCGGTGTGGAGTCGTCCTGGTGGGAGAAGGCGCGCCGGCGCGCACCAGGACCCTGCTCAAGCAGGAGGAGCGCAAGGCCAAGCGGGTGGTGGGCGACACGCCCATCCACACCGTGCTCGTCGGGGAGGGCGACGGCCGGGTGCCGATCGAAAAGCTCCGTCAGCACCTCATGAAGAAGAAGCGCGCGCTCAAGAAGCGCGAGGTCGCGGCGGTGAACAAGCGGCTGACGTCGCTGCCGTCGAGCGACATCCCGATCCCGAAGGGGCCCCTGCCCGGCGGCATGAAGATGCCCCGCGCCCGCAACCGCTAG